From the Companilactobacillus ginsenosidimutans genome, the window AGAACGGAAAGTTCTGGTATCAAGTTGGTAATAATGTTTGGATTCCACAAGATTACGTGGTCGTTAATAATGCACCGGACATGAAGTCTGCTGCTTGGTTATCAGGTGTTCCGATGATTGCACAAAATCCGGAATTGCCAAATGGTTGTGAAATTACCGCTGTGACAATGATGTTGCAATACGCCGGCGCAAATGTCGACAAGATGCAATTGGCACGTGAAATGCCACGCAGCAGTGACCCCAATTATGGTTATATCGGTCAACCTTGGGATTCAACTGGGATAACAATTTTTCCAAATGCATTAATGAACTTGGTTGAAAAGTATGCTGGTTCTGCTAAAGACTTAACTGGTCAAGGATTCAATGCGATTAAATATCAAATCGATATTGGGCATCCTGTTGTGACTTGGAATACGCTTCACGGCTTTCCTTATCACGCATTAACTGTTACTGGTTACGATGAAAATTATGTTTATTACAATGATTGTTGGACTGACCAGACAACTCAAATGGATATCAATTCATTTATCACAAATTGGAACACGCAAAATAGACGTGCTATTAGTTATTAATATTTAAGGGGAAAATATGAAAATTAGTCATAAAGTAATTATTTTTAGTAACTTGGTTCTTGCTGGAGTATCAGTTGGAATTATGCAAAATAACGCTAAGGCAGATACTGCCACAAGCGACAATCAAACTGCTCAAGTTGCTCAAGTTCAAGCTGCTACTGCAACAGAATCTACTGCAACTGTTTCTGCTAATGCTGCAGATACACAAACAAGTTCATCAGATGAGTTAACTGCTACACAAGTTCAAGCTCCACAAGCAAATGTGCAGGCTGCAACTGATGCCAACACACAAGCTGGTGAACAGCCAACTGATCAACCTATTGCTACAAAGATTGACGGTGGTGTTGTTACGGTTGGTAACCAACAAGCATCATTATATGATGGAAATGGAAACAAGCTATCTGTAAGTATTGCTCCAAATTCTGGATGGATCACTGATCAAAAGCTTTCTACACAAGCTGGTGATACTTATTATCGTGTAAGTACTGACGCCTACGCAAATGGGAATGACGTTACACTAACTTTTGGTAACAATAAGAGTGGTGTTGTTCGTGTTAAAGGTTGGGGTGCCAAAACTTACAATCGTAATGATTCAGGATTCTCTGATGCAAGTAACGGTAATTTAGCTGCTAATACTAGCTGGCAATTCAACAAAACTAACGATTTGAATGGTATTACTTATTACCAAGTTGGAACAAATCTTTGGATTAATTCAAACGATGCTACTGATGCTCCTGCTTATTCAAATCCTGCTGGTTGGCTTCAAATTCACAATACTCAAATTCAACCCGAAGGTACTGTAGGTTACGATTTGTACAATGGCGTTGAAGGTATCAAGGTTTACCTTGTTAGAAAGCTATTTGGTTATTCAAACAGCCACACTATTTATGATGGAAATGTTATCAACTCTGTTAGAAGTTTCCAAGCTAAAGCTGGTCTACCTGTAACTGGTGTTACTGATTTGGCTACTTGGAAAGCTATGGGTTATTCCGAAGATTCATGGTACGGAATTGATTCATACATCGCACCACTTTTGACAAATGAAAACAGCTCACGTTCAGATCACATTGAAGCAATGATTACTCAAGCCAAGAAGTATATTGGTCAACCTTGGGTTTCAGGTGCTGCAAGTTCACCAGACTATGGTGTTGATTGTTCTGGATTAGTTACGCAAGCAATGTACGCAGCTGGAATTGACCCATCACCAGTTGGTTCAATTCAACACGCTCAACCTGGTCACGAATGGAATAGTCGTGACATGTGGGCCGACTGGAGAATGCCACACATTGCCGCTTCACAAAGACAACGTGGTGATTTAGTATTCTTCACCGATCCATCAACAGGAATCATTTGGCATGTTGGTATCTTGTTAGACGCTAACACAATGATTGATTCATGGCCTGGAACAGTTGGAACATCATCAATTTATTCAGGAAAAGGTAATATTGCCGGTTATGCAAGAGTATTTTCATAACATCCTTAGTCGTTCGTTGGCGTAGCCAACACCAAAACTGTTGCGCACACGCCACAGCGTGTACGTTCCATATTTTAATATTCAATTCAAGCACACACATTTAAAATGTGTGTGTTTTTTTTCTTGCCGTTCATTTGTTAGTGTAACCGTGTTACATAAATTGGTTGTATTTAACTACTACTTGAATGAGAATGTAAGTATAAATAATTTTGTAGAAGGGGATACGTATATGAAACATAGGGGAAGTATATTTATATGTGGAGCAGCTTTGGCCATTTTATTGGGGATAACATCGGTTCAAACTGCACAGGCTGATATAACATCAGACCAGACTAATGGCACAACTGAAAATGTTGTTTCAACTCAAGCTGATACAAGTACCACAACTACCGACACCGCCAAGTCGAATACTAGTCAACAAAATGATAAGCAATATCCTGGTGGAGATTGGAGTGTTGATCCAACTACAGCAACTGCTCAGGAAAATTATTACTACTATGTTAATGGTAAATGGCAAGAATCAACTAAGATTCCAGCTGATAAACAAGCGGTTGGGGTGACTGATGACATGCAAAATACGGTCACAACAAAGATGACTAATGATTTAAATGCATTTGCCAGTGGTCAGAAACAAGCTGGTTCTACTCAATTGCAACAAGCTGTTGACTTCTATCAAAAGGCTAAGGATACATATAAACAAAAACAAGCCGGATATGCCGATATTAATAAGGATATTAAGTCTATTTCATCTATGAAAGATTACGATGATTTCAATCAAAATTTGGTGGAATTTAGCAAAGAAGGCTTCGCTCTTCCTTTCGATATTGGAGTTGAACCTGGATTGAAAGATTCAACAAAGCATATTTTGTATTTCAACGCCCCTGGTACAATTTTGCCTGACCGGTCTTATTACGACAATGATGATGACGGAACTGCAATGTTGTCAGCTTACTCAGAATCAGCTTCTAAAATGTTGGAATTAGTTGGATACAACGAATCTGACATTAACAAAACAGTTGAGCAGGCATTAGCTTTCGACCGGTTAATTGCCAAGAATACGTCGGATCCAAGTAATGCAATCGACGACCCAGATGCATTCTACAAACCAATGGATGCAATTAAGTTTGCTAAATCATTTAAATCATTAAAACTTGGAGATTATGTCCAAGCTCTTTTCCCAACTAACACTGCCGATTTAGATATTTATGATAAAAAATATTTTGGCTCATTCAACAATTTGGTTAATAAGAATAATTTCGAGATGATTAAATCTTGGATGGTCGTCAGACTATTAACTGATAATGCTCAATTATTGGGTAAAGATGCTACAGCTGCTACCGCACCATATGTTGAGAAATATAAGGGTATATCGCAACTCCCAAATGATCAAAAACGTGCTTACACTTTGACTGGGAATAATTTTGAACAAATTTTAAGCGAATACTATGGAAAAACTTATTTTGGCGAAGCAGCTAAAAAAGATGCTACTCGTCTTATTGATAATATTTTAAGTGTTTATCACGATAGAATATCCAATAATACCTGGTTAAGTGATACAACTAAGCAAAATGCTCTTGATAAATTGGCTAGGATTACCTTGAAAGTTGCTTATCCTGAGACAGTTCCTAATGATTATAAAGGTATAACTATTTCTAAAACTGAGAGTCTATACGATACTGTGAAAGATTTGAACGCGGCTGAATTTCAAACTGCTCTAAATAACTTTGATAAAAAAGTTGATAAGTCTATTTGGAGTATGCCAAGTTATTTGGTTAATGCTCAATATGACCCACAAAGTAATGACCTCACAATTCCTGCTGCCATTTTGCAAGCACCATTTTATTCAACTGATCAAACGGATAGCCAAAATTATGGTGGTATAGGTGCCACAATTGGACATGAAATTTCTCATGCCTTCGATAATTCTGGTGCTCAATTTGATAAGTACGGCAACTTGGATAACTGGTGGACCCCTGCTGATTATGACAAGTTCCAAGCTCTTACCAAAGAGATGGCTGCTGAATGGAATGGTATTCCATATGCAGGTGGTACGGTTGATGGTGATTCGACTGTTGGTGAAAATATGGCTGATAATGGTGGTTTGAATACTGCCTTACAAGCGGCTAAAGCCGAACCAAACTTTAACGCTGAAGAATTTTTCGAAACCTGGGCTAAGAGTTGGAAATTCAAGGGGACTCCTGCTTATGAGAAATATTTGTTAGCCGTTGATGTACATGCTCCACAGCCATTACGTGCTAGTGTTGCGCTACAAAATCTTGACGATTTCTATACGACTTATAACATTAAAGAGGGCGACTCAATGTGGTTGTCACCAAGTTCTAGAGTTCATATTTGGTAAAAAATCGTTAAAAAATGCTATAATAATTATAAGAAAATACAAAAAATAGAGGCTGCGACAAAGATGTCCAGTCTCTTTTTAATAGTGAAGGTGATTGTATGGCATATATTGAGGTTAAAAATGAGTTCAAACGGTATCAAATGGGTGAAACTGAGATTATTGCAAACAATGATCTGACTTTTGATATAGAACAAGGAAAGTTGACGGTTATTCTTGGACCTAGTGGTGCCGGAAAGTCGACAGTTTTGAATATTTTGGGAGGGATGGATACTCCTAGTGACGGTCAGGTTATCGTTGATGGAACTGATATTGCAACATTTTCTGAACGTCAACTGACTGAATATCGTCGTAATGATGTTGGATTTGTTTTCCAGTTTTATAATTTGATTCCCAATTTAACCACTAAAGAAAATGTTGAGCTTGCCTCGGCGATTGTTAAGGATGCACTCGATGCAACTGAAGTTTTAAACCAAGTGGGCTTGAGTGGAAGAATTGAAAACTTTCCTTCGCAATTATCTGGTGGGGAGCAACAACGTGTAGCCATCGCTCGTGCTTTGGCTAAAAATCCCAAGCTATTATTGTGTGATGAACCGACCGGTGCCTTGGATTATGAAACTGGTAAACAAGTTTTGACCTTGTTGCAAGATGCCTCCCACAAAAATAATAAAACGGTTGTCATTATTACTCATAACTCCGCATTAGCTGCCATGGCTGACCGAATCATTAAGATAAATGATGCAAAAGTGAGATCTGTAAAAGATAATCCAACTCCAACTCCAGTTCAAGATATAGAGTGGTAGGTGAAAACAATGAAACCATTGACTAAAAACATGTTTCGAGAAATTAAGCAGTCAAAAGGCCGTTTTATCGCCATTATTTTGATTATTATGTTGGGTGTTTTAATCTTCGTCGGAGTTAAAGCAGCTGGCCCAAGTTTGAATGATTCACTCAATAAAACCGTGACAGGGAAGCATTTATCAGATGTACAAATGATTTCCTCGTCTGGATTCACTCAAAAAGATATTAAACTTGCGGAAAGTGTCAGTGGTGCTAAAGCTGAGACAGCCTATTACAAGCAAGTCGTCGGTGGAAAGGACCAGGTCGCAGTCTCACTTTATGGATACGACAAGAGTTCCAAACAGAATCAGTTAATCATACGAAGTGGACGTCTGCCCAGACACCAGAATGAAATCGTCTTGGATCAGGCCGCCAAGCTCAATTACCACTACAAGCTGGGACAAAATTTTTCATTTGCGAAGTCGGCTAATTTGAAATCAGCTTCATATAAAATAGTTGGATTCGTTAGTTCCCCACAATATATCGATAGCCAGGCGCGTGGTTCGAGTAATGTGGGTGATGGCACGGTCAGGATGTTTGCTTATCTGTATCCGGAACAAATGAAGATGCCTTTTGCGACTCAAATGAATGTGCGATTTAATAGTTTGCAAAGTAAAAATACTTTTAACGACAGTTATAAGGATGCTGTGGATGACAAATTGTCAGCTTTGAAAAAAGCCTTTAAGGGTCGGGCAAAAGTTAGAAGTAATGAAGTGTTTGGTGCAAGTTTGAAACAGGTTCAATCTCAACAAGCTCAGTTAGATCAAGCAAAGGCCCAATTAGAGGCAGCTAAATTTGCTGGAGCGGATGTTTCTGCACAAGAGGCAACTCTCAAAGAACAACAGCAACAATTGACTGATGCTTCAGACAAGTTATCTAAACAGGCAACATCAAGCTATACTTGGCAAACTCGCGACGACTTGCCCGGATTTTCAGCGTTTGGTGAAAGCTCAGACAGAATTGCTGCGATTGCCAACGTCTTTCCAGTGTTCTTCTTCTTGATTGCCGCTCTGATTACTTTCACGACAATTACTCGAATGATTGAAGAAGCCCGTGGACAGATTGGTACCTTCAAGGCTTTAGGCTATACAAAGTGGGAAATTGCTAAGAATTATTTCTACTATGCTTTGACGGCTGGACTTATCGGGACAATCCTTGGTGCTGTGATTGGAAACGAGAGTTTACCTCGAATAGTTTTGGCGTTATACAAGCAGTACATTCCGCTTAATTGGGATGTTAAATTCCAATGGGGAATTATTTTACTATCCCTATTGTTCGCTTTAATATCGACTGTTGGTGCGGCTATGTTTGTTGTGCGCCAAGAATTGTCGGAAGGACCTGCCGCATTGATGCGTCCAAAGGCTCCCAAATCAGCTAAGAAAATTTTGATGGAACGAATTAAACCTCTTTGGAATCATCTTAGTTTTAATCAGAAAGTTAGTTATCGTAATCTATTCAGATTTAAGTCAAGGATGTTGATGACTATCATAGGTATTGCTGGTGGTACGGCGCTAATTTTGACTGGATTTGGAATTCAAAATTCGATTGGAGCCAGTGGTACTCAACAATACGATAAGATTTTTGACTATCAAGCTGTTGTCAGGCTTTCTGGCAATAATCCCGATAGGGCATTAAAAGTGTTGGAATCTGACAAGCAATATAACCGCAACGTACAAATTAATGCCACAACTGGAAATGTGTCTGCTAACGGAGAAAAGGTTGATGACGTCAATTTTTATACTCCGGAAGATAAAACTTTTTCTAAATATGTTGAACTGAAAGATTTATCTGGTAAAAGGCTTAACTTGTCTAATGACGGAGTTATTGTCACTAAAAAAATGGCGTCGATTCTTGGTGTCGAAAAGGGTGACACGATTAAAGTCGCTAAATCGAATGGTGACGGTGGTGATATTAAAGTTGCTGGAGTGACTCAAAATTATGTTGGCCACTATATGTATTTGAATAAGTATACTTATACCAAGATATTTGGAGATGCGCCAAAGACTAATACTTTGCTGGTTAATTTGAAGTCGCAAACAACTAAACATCGTAACCATTTAGCTAATAAGTTGCTGAAGAGCGGTGGTGTGATGGGAACTAGTTACACCTATGATCAGCAGTCGATGATTTCAAAAATGACGACAGCGTTGAACCCAATTGTGTGGATCTTCATTCTGTTATCAGGTGTGTTGTCATTCGTTGTTCTTTACAACTTAACTAATATTAATGTATCTGAACGGATTAGAGAACTTTCAACAATCAAAGTTCTTGGGTTCTACAATAATGAAGTCACGATGTATATTGTCAGGGAAAATATTATTTTGACGATTCTCGGAATTGCCGTAGGATATGGTGTTGGAAACCTTCTTACCACCTACATTCTTCATCAAGCCTCGACGGAACTGGTGGTATTCCCACTGACAATTAGTTTAATGGGATATATTACAGCGACAATTTTGATGATAGTTTTCACGATTATTGTCATGTCAATTACTCATCAACGACTGAAACACATCGATATGATTGGTGCATTGAAGTCTACTGAATAAAAAAAAGATTCTCTCAAAATTTGAGGGAATCTTTTTTTGTTAAATTGTAGTTGGTAATACCAAGGTATAGTCATCAAAGAAATCACTTTTAAGTTTGCCAAACTCATCCAGTAAAGCATGGAACTCGCTGGCTTCGTCGGGAGTGAACTTGAAATCGAACTCGACAGCTTTTTTGAGCTGCATATATGTCGGTTTGTTGTCGAAGGCCTTCATTTTTTTGAACAGACGCATCGTATAGTGGTCGGCCACAAAGGTTGATCTATCAAAATAATATAGCAATAATACATCTGCGGTTTCATTGCCAATTCCTTTTAATCCTAATAATTTTTTTCGTAAGTCAGGAGTAGAAAGTTTTGACCAAGCAGAGAAGTTATCTCGATAGGCGGTTAACAGGGAACGTAAGTATTCAGCTTTACCGTTAAAGAATCCTGAAGGTTGGATTAGTTCTTTCAATTTATCAATATCTAGGGAAAGCAGTTTGTCTAAATCAAAATTAGTTTCATCTCGTAAGTTTGCCAGCGAACGATCAACATTTTTCCAGTTAGTGTTTTGAATTAAAACCATTCCGGTTAACATTTCTTCAGTACTTTGTGCTGGCCACCAATTTTGACGCCCTAATTGTTTTTGTAAAATTTCAAATAATTCTCTGATACTAATCTTTTTGGACAAACTAATTCTCCTAAATATAAGTTAAAATATAGTTAAAAAGGTGGGATTCTAATATGACTGCATTAAATGATTATATATCAACTTTGGATAACGATGATGACAAAGCACTCGCAAAGCGGATGAATGAAATTATCTCTGAAGCTTTGCCTGATGCTCAAACTCGTATTTCTTATGGGTTACTAGGTTATTATCAACCTAAACAAGTTTGTTTCTTTGGCATCAACAAAGCTCATGTTGGGTTTTATCCAACAGATAAACCAATTGATCACTTTCGTGAGGAAATTCAGCCGTATTTACATGGGAAAACTACACTTCATTTTAAAAAAGATGTCGATGATTTTCCAGTAGAATTGATTCAAAATATAGCAAAGTGGAATTTAAATAATTGATAATCTTGAAAATTGCATTAATCTGAAAATTATTTTTCTTCATATAATAACTTCAAAATTAAATATTACAAAAGCTTATTTATCGTACATATGTTTGGGTTTATGTGGTAAGATAGCCTGTATTGAAATGAGAAATGTGTGGGGAGAAACAATGCAAATAGTATTATTTTTAATTGGTTCTGTGTTTGCTCTACTTCTTGAGAAGTATATATTTGCAAACAACAGACATGCATGGATTGGCGCTATTATACCGGTCTTATCCATCATTATAGTTACATGGCTACTTGTTAGTGCTCGAATGGTTTGGGGTATTACAGATTTAATCATTGGTGCATTATTCGTCTTCTTTAACTTCATTTTTTGGAGTCAAGGAATCGGACTTTACCAGAAACGTAAAAACATGCGTCGTGTTCGCAAAGCATAAATAATTGAATATAAATATTTCAGAGGGCTAAATCTTAGCTCTCTTTTTTTATCAAAAATTTCGTGAAAACGTTTAATGATTTTGATACGGAGTATAACAATTATCATTAAATACCAATCACTTTATCTAAAATCGATATTTCCAAATATTTATCCGGTGTTAGTATTTCCTCGATTCAAAAAGGAGATCTGAACAATGAAAGACGAAGGTCAACCACGCAAAGGCAAGTTGCTTGCATACGCCAATGGACCATCATTGGAAGAGATCAACAGTACTGTTGAAGTACCAAAGGATAAAGGCTTCTGGAAAACATTATTTGTTTATTCAGGCCCGGGCACATTAGTCGCGGTGGGTTATATGGATCCTGGTAATTGGAGCACATCAATTACCGGTGGTCAAAACTTTGAATATTTATTAATGTCTGTGATACTTCTTTCTAGTTTAGTAGCCATGTTGTTACAATATATGGCTGCTAAACTAGGAATTGTAACACAAATGGATTTAGCACAAGCAATCCGTGCACGGACAAGTAAGTCCCTCGGAATTGTATTGTGGATCATGACAGAATTTGCCATCATGGCCACTGATATCGCGGAAGTAATCGGAGCAGCTATCGCTCTATACTTGCTGTTCCATATTCCGCTAGTAATTGCGGTGTTCATTACCGTATTCGATGTTTTACTATTATTACTTTTGACAAAAATTGGTTTTAGAAAAATTGAAGCATTAGTTGTATGTTTGATTTTAGTTATTATTGTAGTTTTCGGTTACCAAGTTGCACTATCAAATCCTGATTGGGGTGGGGTAGTAAAAGGCTTAGTTCCTAATGGAAAAACTTTTTCTGAAAGTCCTACTGTTGCTGGTATGACACCATTGACTGGTGCACTAGGTATTATTGGTGCCACTGTTATGCCTCATAATTTGTACTTGCATTCAGCAATTTCTCAAACGAGACAAATTGACCATAACGATAAAAAACAAGTTGCCATGTCAGTTAAATTTACCGCTTGGGATTCAAATATTCAGTTAACATTTGCTTTCTTCGTAAATGCTTTGTTGCTAATTATGGGTGTTGCCGTATTCAAGAGTGGAGCAGTTAAAGACCCTTCATTCTTCGGCTTATTCCAAGCATTATCAGATACTAAAACTATGAGTAACGGAGTTTTAGCTAGCGTCGCAAAAACTGGTATTCTTTCAACCTTATTCGCAGTTGCTTTATTAGCATCAGGTCAA encodes:
- a CDS encoding C39 family peptidase, translating into MKRSVKYSLCVSFIASMSILAFPVISHAATTETATPAASTVVNDPSDTDAQHTLTPTQKATTPSVQDVDGVFTVGNQNALLTDQTGTQTASRSVAADSAWYTDKLATSSTGQNYYRVSTLEYINSTAGTFVSNVTDYDATATVTYKSGAAVHSYNGYGDNASYTGSDLSTGTDWKISKRANKNGKFWYQVGNNVWIPQDYVVVNNAPDMKSAAWLSGVPMIAQNPELPNGCEITAVTMMLQYAGANVDKMQLAREMPRSSDPNYGYIGQPWDSTGITIFPNALMNLVEKYAGSAKDLTGQGFNAIKYQIDIGHPVVTWNTLHGFPYHALTVTGYDENYVYYNDCWTDQTTQMDINSFITNWNTQNRRAISY
- a CDS encoding Nramp family divalent metal transporter — its product is MKDEGQPRKGKLLAYANGPSLEEINSTVEVPKDKGFWKTLFVYSGPGTLVAVGYMDPGNWSTSITGGQNFEYLLMSVILLSSLVAMLLQYMAAKLGIVTQMDLAQAIRARTSKSLGIVLWIMTEFAIMATDIAEVIGAAIALYLLFHIPLVIAVFITVFDVLLLLLLTKIGFRKIEALVVCLILVIIVVFGYQVALSNPDWGGVVKGLVPNGKTFSESPTVAGMTPLTGALGIIGATVMPHNLYLHSAISQTRQIDHNDKKQVAMSVKFTAWDSNIQLTFAFFVNALLLIMGVAVFKSGAVKDPSFFGLFQALSDTKTMSNGVLASVAKTGILSTLFAVALLASGQNSTITGTLTGQVIMEGFVHLRMPLWLRRLVTRLLSVIPVLICVSLTSNKSPIDEHIALNDLMNNSQVFLAFALPFSMLPLLLMTDSEVEMGKEFKNSFLVKIFGWISVIGLTYLNMMGLPAQIEGFFGSNPTKSQTALADGIAYVLIAIVVAMLIWTIIELYRGNKRVAQLKEEKE
- a CDS encoding NlpC/P60 family protein, translating into MKISHKVIIFSNLVLAGVSVGIMQNNAKADTATSDNQTAQVAQVQAATATESTATVSANAADTQTSSSDELTATQVQAPQANVQAATDANTQAGEQPTDQPIATKIDGGVVTVGNQQASLYDGNGNKLSVSIAPNSGWITDQKLSTQAGDTYYRVSTDAYANGNDVTLTFGNNKSGVVRVKGWGAKTYNRNDSGFSDASNGNLAANTSWQFNKTNDLNGITYYQVGTNLWINSNDATDAPAYSNPAGWLQIHNTQIQPEGTVGYDLYNGVEGIKVYLVRKLFGYSNSHTIYDGNVINSVRSFQAKAGLPVTGVTDLATWKAMGYSEDSWYGIDSYIAPLLTNENSSRSDHIEAMITQAKKYIGQPWVSGAASSPDYGVDCSGLVTQAMYAAGIDPSPVGSIQHAQPGHEWNSRDMWADWRMPHIAASQRQRGDLVFFTDPSTGIIWHVGILLDANTMIDSWPGTVGTSSIYSGKGNIAGYARVFS
- a CDS encoding M13-type metalloendopeptidase; protein product: MKHRGSIFICGAALAILLGITSVQTAQADITSDQTNGTTENVVSTQADTSTTTTDTAKSNTSQQNDKQYPGGDWSVDPTTATAQENYYYYVNGKWQESTKIPADKQAVGVTDDMQNTVTTKMTNDLNAFASGQKQAGSTQLQQAVDFYQKAKDTYKQKQAGYADINKDIKSISSMKDYDDFNQNLVEFSKEGFALPFDIGVEPGLKDSTKHILYFNAPGTILPDRSYYDNDDDGTAMLSAYSESASKMLELVGYNESDINKTVEQALAFDRLIAKNTSDPSNAIDDPDAFYKPMDAIKFAKSFKSLKLGDYVQALFPTNTADLDIYDKKYFGSFNNLVNKNNFEMIKSWMVVRLLTDNAQLLGKDATAATAPYVEKYKGISQLPNDQKRAYTLTGNNFEQILSEYYGKTYFGEAAKKDATRLIDNILSVYHDRISNNTWLSDTTKQNALDKLARITLKVAYPETVPNDYKGITISKTESLYDTVKDLNAAEFQTALNNFDKKVDKSIWSMPSYLVNAQYDPQSNDLTIPAAILQAPFYSTDQTDSQNYGGIGATIGHEISHAFDNSGAQFDKYGNLDNWWTPADYDKFQALTKEMAAEWNGIPYAGGTVDGDSTVGENMADNGGLNTALQAAKAEPNFNAEEFFETWAKSWKFKGTPAYEKYLLAVDVHAPQPLRASVALQNLDDFYTTYNIKEGDSMWLSPSSRVHIW
- a CDS encoding ABC transporter permease — protein: MKPLTKNMFREIKQSKGRFIAIILIIMLGVLIFVGVKAAGPSLNDSLNKTVTGKHLSDVQMISSSGFTQKDIKLAESVSGAKAETAYYKQVVGGKDQVAVSLYGYDKSSKQNQLIIRSGRLPRHQNEIVLDQAAKLNYHYKLGQNFSFAKSANLKSASYKIVGFVSSPQYIDSQARGSSNVGDGTVRMFAYLYPEQMKMPFATQMNVRFNSLQSKNTFNDSYKDAVDDKLSALKKAFKGRAKVRSNEVFGASLKQVQSQQAQLDQAKAQLEAAKFAGADVSAQEATLKEQQQQLTDASDKLSKQATSSYTWQTRDDLPGFSAFGESSDRIAAIANVFPVFFFLIAALITFTTITRMIEEARGQIGTFKALGYTKWEIAKNYFYYALTAGLIGTILGAVIGNESLPRIVLALYKQYIPLNWDVKFQWGIILLSLLFALISTVGAAMFVVRQELSEGPAALMRPKAPKSAKKILMERIKPLWNHLSFNQKVSYRNLFRFKSRMLMTIIGIAGGTALILTGFGIQNSIGASGTQQYDKIFDYQAVVRLSGNNPDRALKVLESDKQYNRNVQINATTGNVSANGEKVDDVNFYTPEDKTFSKYVELKDLSGKRLNLSNDGVIVTKKMASILGVEKGDTIKVAKSNGDGGDIKVAGVTQNYVGHYMYLNKYTYTKIFGDAPKTNTLLVNLKSQTTKHRNHLANKLLKSGGVMGTSYTYDQQSMISKMTTALNPIVWIFILLSGVLSFVVLYNLTNINVSERIRELSTIKVLGFYNNEVTMYIVRENIILTILGIAVGYGVGNLLTTYILHQASTELVVFPLTISLMGYITATILMIVFTIIVMSITHQRLKHIDMIGALKSTE
- a CDS encoding endonuclease III domain-containing protein, with protein sequence MSKKISIRELFEILQKQLGRQNWWPAQSTEEMLTGMVLIQNTNWKNVDRSLANLRDETNFDLDKLLSLDIDKLKELIQPSGFFNGKAEYLRSLLTAYRDNFSAWSKLSTPDLRKKLLGLKGIGNETADVLLLYYFDRSTFVADHYTMRLFKKMKAFDNKPTYMQLKKAVEFDFKFTPDEASEFHALLDEFGKLKSDFFDDYTLVLPTTI
- a CDS encoding ABC transporter ATP-binding protein; protein product: MAYIEVKNEFKRYQMGETEIIANNDLTFDIEQGKLTVILGPSGAGKSTVLNILGGMDTPSDGQVIVDGTDIATFSERQLTEYRRNDVGFVFQFYNLIPNLTTKENVELASAIVKDALDATEVLNQVGLSGRIENFPSQLSGGEQQRVAIARALAKNPKLLLCDEPTGALDYETGKQVLTLLQDASHKNNKTVVIITHNSALAAMADRIIKINDAKVRSVKDNPTPTPVQDIEW
- a CDS encoding iron chaperone; this encodes MTALNDYISTLDNDDDKALAKRMNEIISEALPDAQTRISYGLLGYYQPKQVCFFGINKAHVGFYPTDKPIDHFREEIQPYLHGKTTLHFKKDVDDFPVELIQNIAKWNLNN